A window of bacterium contains these coding sequences:
- a CDS encoding late competence development ComFB family protein, translating into MKEQPIINYIEKIVRDEFQKLCTKDKTICKCDNCYQDIMTLTLNNLPAMYVTTDVGHIMTMYNLNKDQLQAQVMVELIKAIEKVKKTPRH; encoded by the coding sequence ATGAAAGAACAGCCGATCATAAACTATATCGAGAAAATAGTCCGTGATGAGTTCCAAAAATTATGTACTAAAGACAAGACCATCTGCAAATGCGACAACTGCTATCAGGATATCATGACGCTGACGCTCAATAATCTGCCGGCCATGTACGTCACGACCGATGTCGGCCACATCATGACCATGTACAATCTGAACAAGGATCAACTACAGGCGCAGGTCATGGTCGAATTGATCAAGGCGATCGAGAAGGTCAAAAAAACGCCGCGGCACTAA
- the ligA gene encoding NAD-dependent DNA ligase LigA translates to MTLSEAKKEIARLKKDINYHNYRYYVLNDPVITDHDYDQLYKKLQDLEQKFPRLATRDSPTRRIGGEPLNGFKTVEHKIKMLSLDNTYSEDELREFDDRMAKLLSRPTAYEATLKVDGVAVSLHYKDGVFALGATRGDGIRGDDITQNLMTIRSIPMQILGDEKDLGTIEVRGEVYLPKKAFERINDEHERMGEPRFANPRNAAAGTLKLLDPREVAKRGLDIFIHTIVNAPGAKCQRHSEVLKRLHAIGFKIVPGLKVCATIDDVIKYVKEWEDKRDRLEFEVDGLVVKVDYFRDRDVLGYTIKSPRWAIAYKYPARQAITRLNDIHLQVGRTGRITPVAVLEPVPLSGSTISRATLHNEDEIKRKDIRVGDHVIIEKGGEVIPKVVGVIKDRRTGGERQFRFPAECPVCLEKSFRLPGEADWRCVNASCPAQIKGAILHFASRPAMDIEGLGYMLVSKLVDAGLLSNFDDIYSKLDTTALSGVERMGEKSARNLVEAIEHSKEKDFSNVLYALGIPNVGINASSILVTRFRTVDEIMKADEEQLSNIMGIGPVIAAGIVDYFHNARNKKLIENLRLRGLKFKSDQTAREAILKGKTFIFTGELTAMTREDAQALVRKLGGQPSTSVSRKTDFVVAGSNPGSKYDKAQKLGVKTISEKEFLQLIKEKKK, encoded by the coding sequence ATGACCCTATCGGAAGCAAAAAAAGAGATCGCGCGCCTGAAAAAGGATATTAATTACCATAATTACCGCTACTACGTGCTCAACGACCCCGTGATCACGGATCACGACTACGACCAGCTATATAAAAAATTGCAGGATCTTGAGCAAAAGTTCCCCCGGCTCGCCACGCGGGACTCGCCTACCCGGCGGATTGGCGGCGAACCTTTGAACGGTTTTAAAACGGTCGAGCACAAAATCAAAATGCTGAGCCTGGACAATACCTATTCAGAGGACGAACTCAGGGAATTCGATGATCGGATGGCCAAACTGCTGAGCCGGCCGACCGCCTATGAAGCTACCTTGAAGGTCGACGGTGTGGCCGTGTCACTGCACTACAAAGACGGCGTTTTCGCGCTCGGCGCGACCCGTGGCGATGGCATTCGCGGCGACGACATCACGCAGAACCTGATGACGATCAGGTCGATACCCATGCAGATCCTCGGCGATGAAAAGGATCTGGGTACGATCGAGGTCAGGGGAGAAGTCTATCTGCCAAAGAAGGCGTTCGAGCGCATCAATGATGAACACGAGCGCATGGGCGAGCCGCGGTTCGCCAACCCCCGGAACGCGGCGGCCGGAACATTGAAATTGCTCGATCCCAGGGAAGTCGCAAAAAGAGGGCTTGATATCTTCATTCATACGATAGTAAACGCGCCCGGTGCAAAGTGTCAGCGGCATTCCGAAGTGCTGAAAAGACTGCACGCGATCGGGTTCAAGATCGTCCCCGGCCTGAAGGTGTGCGCGACCATAGATGACGTAATTAAATACGTAAAGGAGTGGGAGGACAAGCGCGACCGGCTTGAGTTCGAAGTAGACGGCCTGGTGGTGAAGGTGGATTATTTCCGTGACCGGGACGTGCTTGGGTACACCATCAAAAGCCCGCGCTGGGCAATCGCTTACAAATATCCGGCGCGCCAGGCGATCACCAGGCTTAACGACATCCACCTGCAGGTCGGCAGGACAGGACGGATCACGCCCGTCGCGGTCCTGGAACCAGTGCCGTTATCCGGTTCGACGATCTCGCGGGCGACCCTGCACAACGAGGACGAGATCAAGCGGAAGGATATCAGGGTTGGCGACCACGTGATCATCGAAAAGGGCGGCGAGGTCATTCCCAAGGTCGTGGGTGTGATCAAGGATCGCCGGACCGGCGGGGAAAGACAATTTCGATTTCCAGCCGAATGCCCGGTCTGCCTTGAGAAATCCTTTCGTCTGCCGGGCGAGGCCGATTGGCGGTGCGTCAACGCTTCATGCCCGGCCCAGATCAAGGGCGCGATCCTGCATTTCGCGTCGCGGCCGGCAATGGACATAGAGGGGCTGGGTTATATGCTGGTCAGCAAACTCGTCGATGCCGGTTTGTTGAGCAACTTTGACGATATTTACAGCAAACTGGACACCACGGCACTTTCCGGTGTGGAGCGGATGGGCGAAAAGAGCGCGCGCAACCTTGTCGAGGCCATCGAGCACAGCAAGGAAAAAGATTTCTCAAACGTGCTGTATGCCTTGGGGATCCCCAACGTGGGTATCAACGCCTCGTCGATCTTGGTGACCAGATTCAGGACCGTGGACGAGATCATGAAGGCCGATGAGGAACAGCTGTCGAACATCATGGGTATCGGTCCGGTCATCGCGGCCGGGATCGTGGATTATTTCCACAACGCGAGAAATAAAAAGCTCATCGAGAATCTGAGGCTCAGGGGTTTGAAATTCAAAAGCGATCAGACAGCGCGCGAAGCGATACTGAAAGGCAAGACCTTCATATTTACCGGCGAATTGACCGCCATGACGCGGGAGGATGCCCAGGCGCTGGTAAGGAAACTGGGCGGGCAACCGTCAACGTCCGTATCCAGGAAGACCGATTTTGTCGTAGCCGGCTCAAACCCGGGTTCAAAATACGACAAAGCGCAGAAACTGGGCGTGAAGACCATCAGTGAAAAGGAATTTTTGCAGTTAATCAAGGAGAAAAAGAAATGA
- the nadB gene encoding L-aspartate oxidase encodes MPKRVDFLVVGSGIAGLTFASKTARHGSVMLLTKKRKADSNTNYAQGGIASVFGKDDSIDLHIKDTITVGEGLSHKNAVEIMAREGPVLVQELYDIGCRFSTKSDGSFDLGQEGGHSRRRIVHAKDFTGYEIERVLLEEAKRHDIVISENDIVLDLIIHHGECMGIYFFDANTQRIDRLLANATILATGGVGQVFLHTTNPPIATGDGIAMAYRAGAEVSNLEFVQFHPTAVYNIKIDGRSFLISEAVRGEGGILKTIAGEAFMKKYHPLGNLAPRDIVARACLMEMHKTDSPYVLLDVTPLKSDFIKNRFPTIYDTCYKWGIDITREPIPVVPAAHYMCGGIKVNTWAETSIPRLFALGECACTGVHGANRLASNSLLEALVFASRAAHRVKKITDLNSKRAVDMKREARTGSDFKLAVKDLMSAYAGVMRSETELIKAQARINEYQSQFDDGIHLINAESKNLVEIANLIIKCCLLRKESRGLHYMLEYQDKNNKYLKDTVICKEEKKR; translated from the coding sequence ATGCCGAAACGAGTAGATTTCCTGGTTGTCGGCTCAGGGATTGCAGGACTTACCTTCGCGAGCAAGACTGCCCGGCACGGTTCAGTCATGCTGCTCACCAAAAAAAGAAAGGCTGATTCTAACACAAACTACGCGCAGGGCGGTATCGCGTCGGTATTTGGCAAGGACGATAGCATTGATCTTCACATCAAGGATACCATTACCGTAGGCGAAGGATTATCACATAAGAATGCCGTAGAGATCATGGCGCGTGAAGGACCTGTACTTGTCCAGGAGCTGTACGACATAGGCTGCCGGTTCTCGACTAAAAGCGACGGGTCGTTCGACCTGGGCCAGGAAGGCGGTCACTCGCGCCGGCGCATCGTCCATGCCAAAGATTTCACCGGTTATGAGATCGAGCGCGTGCTTCTGGAAGAAGCCAAGCGGCATGACATCGTCATCAGCGAGAACGATATCGTGTTGGATCTGATCATCCACCACGGTGAATGTATGGGCATTTATTTCTTTGACGCTAACACTCAGCGGATCGACAGGCTGCTGGCCAACGCTACGATCCTGGCGACGGGCGGCGTCGGTCAGGTTTTTCTGCACACAACCAATCCTCCGATCGCGACGGGCGATGGCATTGCTATGGCGTACCGCGCTGGAGCTGAGGTCAGTAACCTTGAATTCGTGCAGTTCCATCCGACCGCGGTCTACAACATCAAGATCGACGGACGATCGTTCCTGATATCCGAAGCGGTACGGGGCGAGGGCGGGATACTGAAAACAATCGCCGGCGAAGCTTTCATGAAAAAATACCACCCGCTCGGCAACCTTGCCCCCCGGGATATCGTCGCCCGTGCCTGCCTTATGGAAATGCATAAAACTGATTCCCCTTACGTACTGCTCGATGTGACGCCGCTGAAATCCGATTTCATCAAAAACCGGTTCCCCACCATATACGATACCTGTTACAAATGGGGTATCGATATCACCCGCGAACCGATCCCGGTCGTCCCCGCAGCTCACTATATGTGCGGCGGGATCAAGGTCAATACCTGGGCAGAAACCTCGATCCCCCGTCTTTTTGCACTGGGTGAATGCGCATGTACTGGCGTTCATGGCGCCAACCGCCTTGCTTCTAACTCCCTGCTTGAGGCGCTTGTTTTTGCATCAAGAGCAGCTCACCGGGTAAAAAAGATCACGGACCTGAACTCAAAAAGAGCCGTTGACATGAAAAGAGAGGCACGCACCGGTTCTGATTTCAAACTTGCGGTCAAGGACCTTATGAGCGCGTATGCTGGCGTCATGAGGTCTGAAACCGAACTGATAAAAGCTCAGGCAAGGATCAATGAATATCAGTCACAATTTGACGACGGGATCCATCTGATCAACGCGGAATCTAAAAATCTCGTAGAGATCGCTAACTTGATCATCAAGTGCTGTCTGTTGCGCAAGGAATCGCGGGGACTGCATTATATGCTCGAATATCAAGACAAGAACAATAAGTATCTGAAAGACACGGTGATATGCAAAGAAGAGAAGAAGAGATGA
- a CDS encoding tetratricopeptide repeat protein: MEHGEIEVLLEVGQTYLLNKEYEQAIFKFAAALKMNPHDPEVYYYLGLAYEGAGKLTEAVDMYEKTLVLDGAFSNAEIRRDEIKAKLSKPAQQK; the protein is encoded by the coding sequence ATGGAACACGGAGAAATTGAGGTCCTGCTGGAAGTGGGTCAGACATATCTCTTGAACAAAGAATATGAACAGGCGATCTTCAAGTTCGCGGCGGCGTTGAAAATGAACCCGCATGACCCCGAAGTTTATTATTACCTGGGCCTTGCTTATGAAGGTGCCGGGAAACTTACCGAAGCAGTAGATATGTATGAAAAAACACTGGTGCTTGATGGCGCATTTTCCAACGCGGAGATCCGCCGGGATGAAATAAAGGCGAAATTGAGCAAACCGGCGCAACAAAAATAA
- a CDS encoding DnaJ domain-containing protein — MENYYTILGVAKTATPGEIKTTYLKLARKYHPDRFIDENEKKKANEEFANITAAYRTLSDDKLKAEYDKSLETGVKPQDEAHETQAKNAFSRAIAFLKQNDPWRAVNLLRIACRYNPQPIYLSYLGLALVYTRQYKVEGFEKLKEAAKQMMFNPTVHVNIGLAHEFLGDKTEALKSFYETLNWDPKNEAAQKGIARLEEKKSGFFGKFFGRK, encoded by the coding sequence ATGGAGAATTACTATACTATTCTCGGTGTTGCCAAGACGGCAACGCCGGGGGAGATCAAAACCACCTATCTGAAACTGGCTCGTAAATACCACCCTGACCGGTTCATAGACGAGAACGAAAAGAAAAAAGCCAACGAGGAATTCGCCAATATCACGGCGGCGTACCGCACTCTTTCCGATGACAAACTGAAGGCTGAATACGATAAAAGCCTGGAAACGGGCGTGAAACCACAGGACGAAGCGCACGAAACTCAGGCAAAGAACGCTTTTAGCCGGGCGATAGCGTTCTTAAAACAGAACGATCCCTGGCGCGCCGTCAACCTCCTTCGTATCGCCTGCCGGTACAACCCGCAGCCGATTTACCTGTCCTACCTCGGCCTTGCGCTTGTCTATACGAGGCAGTATAAGGTCGAAGGTTTCGAAAAACTGAAAGAAGCAGCAAAACAGATGATGTTCAACCCGACCGTCCACGTCAACATCGGTCTTGCCCATGAATTCCTCGGCGACAAAACAGAGGCACTCAAATCGTTTTACGAAACCCTGAACTGGGACCCGAAAAATGAAGCCGCCCAGAAGGGGATCGCGCGGCTGGAAGAAAAAAAGAGCGGCTTTTTCGGTAAATTTTTCGGTAGAAAATGA
- a CDS encoding CNNM domain-containing protein: MILFFIPFILIILQGLFTATETAVMSIERSRLGRAILEKKHWASRTRKFLDKPDRFFSTILICEDLLLVVASTFFAQFFIFRWGSNWVILSTVILSLFSLVIGQYIPKAIALTIPETALVMLSDLIYTLEFVLTPVVIVFSAIARGIGLILGIKKRTDIIRHSDIVFAMTEYEKETSKLASRLFNFSHRVISDVMIPLDAAHMCKQGEEKSVISEKPDRVFTRWPVFSDKPGDIIGIFNIKDYIYTDKAATRPPYYVKADERCMTVFMTMKEKGEHMAIVRGSDGSVNGIVTLEDLIEELVGEIRDEK, encoded by the coding sequence ATGATCCTTTTTTTCATTCCTTTCATTTTGATCATACTGCAGGGGTTGTTCACGGCGACCGAGACCGCGGTCATGAGCATAGAAAGATCACGCCTGGGCAGAGCAATTCTTGAAAAAAAGCACTGGGCATCAAGAACGCGCAAGTTCCTTGATAAACCGGACCGGTTTTTTTCAACGATCCTGATATGCGAGGATCTACTGCTGGTAGTGGCATCGACTTTTTTCGCGCAATTCTTTATTTTCCGCTGGGGTAGTAATTGGGTCATTCTTTCGACCGTTATTCTGTCCCTGTTCTCGCTCGTGATCGGTCAGTATATTCCTAAAGCGATCGCCCTGACGATCCCGGAGACGGCACTGGTGATGCTGAGCGATCTCATTTATACCCTTGAGTTCGTCCTGACACCGGTGGTCATCGTTTTTTCAGCCATCGCCCGTGGCATCGGACTGATCCTGGGTATAAAAAAACGGACCGACATCATCCGCCATTCGGACATAGTCTTTGCCATGACCGAATATGAAAAGGAGACCAGCAAACTGGCGTCACGGCTGTTCAATTTCTCTCACCGCGTCATTTCCGATGTCATGATACCACTGGATGCTGCGCATATGTGTAAACAGGGCGAGGAAAAAAGCGTGATCTCCGAGAAGCCCGACCGCGTGTTCACGCGCTGGCCCGTATTCAGCGATAAGCCCGGTGATATTATTGGGATCTTCAATATCAAGGATTACATATATACCGATAAGGCGGCAACGCGGCCTCCGTATTATGTGAAAGCGGACGAAAGGTGCATGACCGTTTTCATGACCATGAAAGAAAAGGGTGAACACATGGCAATCGTTCGGGGTTCTGACGGGTCAGTTAACGGTATTGTTACGCTGGAGGATCTGATCGAGGAGTTGGTCGGGGAGATCAGGGATGAGAAATAA
- a CDS encoding hemolysin family protein, which translates to MTIQVVLIILFLCASAFFSGMETAIFSLSRFRVRTLLFENKKGARQLEAIKKEPGKTLASLLLSNLLVNIGASSVAAIILVQVVNRHHLNTVLSFIIEFVLMTSILLIWGEITPKVLAFSRAELLALRFSGVIKVITRVFTPVLWFSESLIRRLAAERPKNIITESEIRFMLNEAKQSSLLDESEERIGYQILTFGKRKVSEIMTPRTRVIGIGIDDQASDALRLVRKTRHSRVVVHDNRGDVCGVLYAKDLLGRSSLESLPVSQLAREPYYVPETKSLDSVLLEFRKKGVHFAVVVDEFGDYMGIVTLEDILETLFGEIVDEYDSAADIPYQKVASDVYQFDGDISVSEVNQVFKTRAFGETGERLAALILRTLGRFPREDDTVIFDDYECTVSEIHNRTIRKVVVRKR; encoded by the coding sequence GTGACCATTCAAGTTGTGCTGATAATCCTTTTCCTTTGTGCCAGTGCTTTCTTTTCCGGCATGGAGACCGCGATCTTTTCACTTTCGCGTTTCCGCGTGAGAACGTTGCTCTTTGAAAACAAAAAAGGCGCCAGGCAGCTGGAAGCGATCAAAAAAGAACCCGGCAAAACGCTGGCCTCGTTGCTGCTGTCAAACTTGCTGGTCAACATAGGAGCATCATCGGTGGCAGCCATTATCCTGGTGCAGGTTGTGAACCGGCACCATCTCAACACAGTGCTGTCGTTTATCATTGAGTTCGTGCTTATGACTTCGATCCTGCTCATATGGGGCGAGATCACCCCTAAGGTGCTGGCCTTTTCCAGGGCGGAGTTGCTCGCGCTTCGGTTCAGCGGAGTAATTAAAGTCATCACCAGGGTTTTCACGCCCGTGTTGTGGTTCTCCGAATCACTGATCCGCCGTTTAGCCGCGGAGCGTCCAAAGAACATCATTACCGAGAGCGAGATCCGGTTCATGCTGAACGAAGCCAAGCAAAGCAGTCTCCTCGATGAGAGCGAAGAGCGCATCGGATATCAGATCCTTACGTTCGGCAAAAGGAAAGTAAGCGAGATCATGACGCCCCGGACCAGGGTGATTGGCATCGGCATCGATGACCAGGCCTCGGATGCCCTGCGTCTCGTCCGGAAAACAAGGCACTCAAGGGTCGTCGTTCACGATAACAGAGGAGATGTCTGCGGCGTGCTATACGCCAAGGACCTGCTCGGCCGGTCATCGCTCGAGAGCCTTCCCGTATCCCAACTGGCGCGCGAACCATATTATGTTCCGGAAACGAAATCGCTGGATTCGGTCCTGCTCGAATTCCGGAAAAAGGGCGTTCATTTCGCGGTAGTCGTCGATGAATTCGGCGATTACATGGGGATCGTTACCCTGGAAGATATCCTGGAAACTTTGTTCGGCGAGATCGTTGATGAGTATGACAGCGCCGCCGATATTCCCTACCAGAAGGTGGCTTCCGATGTCTATCAGTTCGACGGCGACATCAGCGTGTCCGAGGTCAATCAAGTTTTCAAAACACGCGCGTTTGGCGAAACGGGCGAGCGTCTGGCGGCCTTGATCCTGAGGACCCTGGGCCGCTTCCCCCGCGAAGACGACACCGTGATCTTCGATGATTACGAATGCACTGTCTCCGAGATACATAATCGCACGATCCGCAAGGTCGTGGTGAGAAAACGATGA
- the ybeY gene encoding rRNA maturation RNase YbeY, whose protein sequence is MNVKIYRLKKSPRISSKAVTRLVRSITGQEGCASSQVNIVLADDAYLRSLNRTFFHKNRPTNVIAFTFDHLVEIYISLDQTRDQADAYYYIAHGLLHVAGHDHLTKSDERRMNRKCLEYIGKVICKRGAR, encoded by the coding sequence ATGAACGTAAAAATATACCGGCTAAAAAAATCGCCGCGGATCAGCTCGAAAGCGGTTACGCGGCTTGTTCGGTCGATCACAGGCCAGGAGGGCTGTGCCTCAAGCCAGGTCAATATCGTACTGGCGGATGACGCTTATCTGCGCTCTCTCAACCGCACTTTTTTCCATAAGAACCGTCCGACCAACGTTATTGCCTTTACATTCGACCACCTCGTTGAAATATACATTTCCCTAGACCAGACGCGGGACCAAGCCGATGCGTACTATTACATTGCGCACGGCCTGCTTCATGTCGCCGGTCATGACCATCTGACAAAGTCGGACGAGCGCCGCATGAACAGAAAATGCCTTGAATATATCGGCAAAGTCATCTGTAAAAGAGGTGCTCGGTGA
- a CDS encoding HDIG domain-containing protein, with translation MKIRVHHKLIIFLGTILLYNLIFMPPIFHRKTFLKEGDVAPDDIIAPYDFSVPRSEQELLEERDAIEKRIPPVYNLDNTLVKSIHRKIDAIGSSIDSLSTIASRDSLAQMIENVYGVPRDLVLYMIKMSYKTVLKRLSGDITRIYAPWVIDDKPFSYRIITIASGDKETVESIDAIPTVAEAENLVLGTGNGSYRKLVGSFLAPNVIFNQAKTQQRIDEVFSSVPRVKKEILKGEIIIEKHKRVTKEGLETLQAMEMTYTTLGTWDIVKTVIIRNIFLLAVIFILFRFSGLTQQAMFREKSLYFIALLFAVYLVIGKIAYEANALYLLPISCFVFILAMYFNFYTGIFFTLIFASVFGVILNSLPFMIYLLISGLVACFSSQTIRTRLSLYRPMIYIGLANILTILFIDLYINKKGVNFLYLGEGFMNSAISSVAVGVLLPFLERLFDFTTDLTLLELGNLNLPIFKEMSLTSPGTFHHSVVVGNLAEAGASSIGADPVLARVGAYYHDIGKMKKADYFIENQLGAKNPHDNLKPQMSVLVIVSHVKEGIDMAKAMNLPRKLMDIIAEHHGTTLVELFYKRAMHLADGVKEDDFRYPGPKPKTREAAIVMLADSVEAAARSEKNISVTKIQKIVRDSFDKKFNDGQLDECPINRYELELVKTAFLPILNGIFHPRVVYQDQETEAVPAAQPPE, from the coding sequence ATGAAAATAAGAGTTCATCATAAACTGATCATTTTCCTCGGCACCATACTGCTATATAACCTGATCTTCATGCCGCCCATTTTCCACCGCAAAACGTTCCTGAAAGAGGGCGATGTCGCACCGGATGATATCATCGCGCCGTACGATTTTTCCGTTCCGCGGAGCGAGCAGGAATTACTGGAAGAGCGTGATGCCATCGAAAAAAGGATCCCGCCGGTCTATAATCTTGACAATACCTTGGTCAAATCCATCCACCGGAAGATCGACGCGATCGGTTCCAGCATCGATTCGCTGAGTACCATCGCCAGTCGCGATTCGCTGGCCCAGATGATCGAGAACGTTTACGGCGTGCCGCGCGATCTGGTCCTTTACATGATAAAGATGAGTTACAAGACCGTGCTCAAGCGGTTGAGCGGCGATATTACGCGGATCTATGCGCCATGGGTGATCGATGACAAACCTTTCTCTTACCGGATCATCACGATCGCGTCCGGCGATAAGGAAACGGTCGAATCGATCGACGCGATCCCGACGGTCGCTGAAGCAGAAAATCTGGTCCTGGGCACGGGGAACGGCTCTTACCGGAAATTGGTCGGTTCTTTCCTTGCACCCAACGTCATTTTCAACCAGGCCAAGACCCAGCAAAGGATCGATGAGGTTTTCAGCAGCGTCCCGCGCGTTAAAAAGGAGATCCTCAAGGGCGAGATCATCATTGAAAAACACAAGCGCGTGACCAAAGAGGGGCTCGAAACCCTGCAGGCGATGGAAATGACTTACACAACCCTGGGAACGTGGGATATCGTGAAAACGGTCATCATCCGCAACATCTTCCTGCTGGCCGTGATCTTCATTCTCTTTCGTTTCAGCGGGCTTACACAGCAGGCCATGTTCCGGGAAAAGAGTCTGTATTTCATCGCGCTTCTCTTCGCGGTATACCTGGTTATCGGCAAGATCGCGTACGAGGCGAACGCGCTGTATCTGCTGCCGATATCGTGTTTTGTTTTCATCCTCGCCATGTACTTCAATTTCTATACCGGCATCTTCTTCACGCTGATCTTCGCTTCCGTGTTCGGGGTGATCCTTAATTCGCTGCCATTCATGATCTACCTTCTGATCAGCGGACTGGTCGCCTGTTTTTCAAGCCAGACCATACGTACACGGCTTTCGCTGTATCGCCCGATGATCTACATAGGCCTGGCTAATATCCTGACCATCCTTTTCATCGACCTTTATATCAATAAAAAGGGAGTCAACTTCCTTTACCTCGGCGAGGGGTTCATGAACAGCGCCATCAGCAGCGTCGCCGTGGGCGTTCTCCTGCCCTTTCTGGAACGGCTATTCGATTTCACGACCGATCTGACGCTGTTGGAACTGGGCAATCTGAACCTGCCTATATTCAAGGAAATGTCGTTGACCAGCCCCGGAACGTTCCACCACTCGGTGGTGGTCGGCAACCTTGCCGAAGCAGGCGCGTCCTCGATTGGGGCGGATCCCGTGCTGGCCAGGGTCGGGGCTTATTATCACGATATCGGCAAGATGAAAAAGGCCGATTATTTCATCGAGAACCAGCTGGGCGCTAAGAACCCCCATGATAACCTCAAACCCCAGATGAGCGTGCTCGTCATCGTATCGCACGTTAAGGAAGGGATAGACATGGCCAAAGCCATGAACCTCCCCCGCAAGCTCATGGATATCATCGCCGAACACCACGGCACGACCCTGGTGGAGCTGTTCTACAAAAGGGCCATGCATCTTGCCGACGGCGTGAAGGAGGACGATTTCCGCTACCCTGGTCCCAAACCCAAGACCCGGGAGGCCGCGATCGTCATGCTTGCCGACAGCGTTGAAGCCGCGGCGCGCAGCGAAAAAAATATCTCGGTGACCAAGATCCAGAAGATCGTCCGGGACAGCTTCGACAAAAAATTCAACGACGGTCAGCTGGACGAGTGCCCGATCAACCGCTACGAGCTCGAACTGGTCAAGACGGCTTTTTTGCCGATCCTTAACGGCATATTTCATCCCCGCGTCGTTTACCAAGACCAGGAAACAGAGGCGGTGCCCGCTGCTCAACCGCCTGAATGA
- a CDS encoding PhoH family protein — translation MKASISIAGLDPTLVAGFEDELIRKLQTTFNLAVTMRGDFIYIKGDQQKVREAKRYIQNLLKGVAIGAGTAIPEIVAPGATENDARSVVTPKRLVRAKSAGQAEYLVAIEENDIVISIGPAGTGKTYLGVAKAVAYLMCKKVERIILTRPAVEAGESLGFLPGAIEEKVDPYLRPLYDALNDFLPYDKVRKYLEMKVIEVAPLAYMRGRTLNDAFIILDEAQNTTGMQMKMFLTRMGWRSKVVVTGDITQVDLPPEVNSGLIEIQNLLKQISGIRFIYLNDQDVVRHHLVQSIIRAYENKSSS, via the coding sequence ATGAAAGCATCGATATCAATAGCCGGTTTAGACCCCACGCTGGTCGCCGGGTTCGAGGATGAACTGATACGCAAGCTCCAGACCACGTTCAACCTTGCCGTCACCATGCGCGGTGATTTCATATATATTAAAGGCGATCAGCAAAAGGTCAGGGAAGCGAAGAGATACATCCAGAACCTGTTAAAGGGCGTCGCTATTGGAGCTGGCACCGCGATCCCAGAGATCGTGGCGCCGGGAGCAACTGAAAATGACGCCCGTTCCGTCGTCACGCCCAAACGTCTGGTCAGGGCAAAGAGTGCCGGACAGGCAGAATATCTGGTTGCGATCGAAGAGAACGATATCGTCATTAGCATCGGACCGGCCGGGACCGGCAAGACATATCTCGGCGTGGCTAAGGCTGTCGCTTATTTGATGTGCAAGAAGGTCGAGAGGATCATCCTGACCCGGCCGGCGGTCGAAGCCGGGGAGTCGCTGGGATTCCTGCCCGGTGCGATCGAGGAGAAAGTCGACCCGTATCTCCGACCGTTATATGACGCCTTGAATGATTTCCTGCCCTATGACAAAGTGCGGAAATACCTGGAAATGAAGGTCATTGAAGTCGCGCCGCTCGCTTATATGCGGGGCCGCACATTGAACGACGCGTTCATAATCCTCGACGAGGCGCAGAATACGACGGGTATGCAAATGAAGATGTTCCTGACCCGTATGGGCTGGCGGTCAAAAGTTGTGGTTACCGGTGATATCACCCAGGTCGACCTGCCGCCCGAAGTGAATTCCGGATTGATCGAGATCCAGAATCTCTTAAAACAGATCAGCGGCATTCGTTTCATTTACCTGAATGATCAGGACGTCGTGAGGCATCATCTCGTGCAATCCATTATCAGGGCCTATGAAAATAAGAGTTCATCATAA